CCACAGTAATCAAAACACTCTCCTGGGGAATATCCAAGAACAACTTTCCTTGAAAATGCAAAACAACTCTCGGAGCTACAACTTTTCCACCAGAAGGAATTCGATAGCAGGTATCAAGATTCCTGAAGGGCTCAATCCTGGTTAATTTCATCTGGCGACGAAAAGAATCACGGACTTGACTGTAAAAAGGCTCGACCAATCGAGTAAAAGCAGTTCCAGAGTCTATAACCATCTGCAATCCCGTTGGAGTGGACCCTGAATATTCCTGAGGCATGAGAAAGTGGTCATTACCGACTCTAATTGCAATTAAGCCCACGCAATAATAGTTGGGATAGTTTTGTAGCAGTGGCGTGAAGCGCAAGCCCTGTGTGGAACTCAGGCTTCCTTTTCCCAGGCTGAGAGTCCCTGAAGAACTCTTCGAGTCTATGCTAGGAAGACAATGTGAAAATACCTTCCCAAACATAGACTCAGTCTGAGAAAGAAAGGAAAGTTTTGAACCCCTTCCTAAACCGATCACACCGGGTGCATCTTCCAAAATTCCTCTCCGAACGGTACTGCACCCAAAAATGAATCTGGAAAGATAAGCATTTCCTTCCATTGTGAGCTCATCGGAGGACAAGAGAGCGTCCACCTTGGATTCATTCGCATACTTATCCGCATACCCTAACTTGAAGGTACATGATTTATCATCATCAATGCAGATTCCATTCGCTTGCTCACACTGATCAGAATCACAGGAGATGTGCTTGAATGTAGATGACTTTTGGGACTCGAAAAGCTGTGGGGTTTTGCAATTCTGGCAAGATTTGCATGGGATCCATACAGCATTTTCTACCGTGTCCACTATGGCGTATATGTTCTGAGCCGGAGTGCCAAAGCCCAGTTTAATTATGTATTTTCCATTGATTGTGGCCGCTCCTGAAGCCAATGGAATCTGGAATAAAGCTTGTTGGCGATGGGTATCGCTCTTCAGCCACTCTGTTATGCGGCTCGATCTTGTGGAATTGGAAAGACGGAATGGAGAAACATCACTATGAATGCTGATCAGAGGAAAAGTTATGTCCCCGGCATTTGTCGTGGATATGTTTGAGCCCACTTCCTCTTTGAAGGATTCCAGTGACTCTGCTGACGATGAGGAGCAGCAAGATAACGATAGTAATGCCAATGATTGTAGAACCAGCATAGCCATggctaaaaaaaaaaatcctaacttCCTTCTTCAGTTGCTATTAGAGAAGGGCAATAAACTATCTTCTTCTCATACTATGAGAAAGAAACGTTTGAGGGCTATTGATCCAGAATATGAGTATAAATAGGGACCGTAATTTTGCATGCCATACCGTCATTTTTAATACGTTATCTAATACCGGTAAAGACATAAATTGCTTAACAACTAAAGTAAACCTTCTTACTATTATTATGTGATGAGGTGTTTTAAGTTCAATATGCGATGAATCCGTGTACATGAAAACTGAAAAATAGTACATAACTGTAAAAAcaatatttattttccttttctgTTACAATAATGAACAAAACTGACTACAAGGAAAGAACACAGCCATCTATCTTTATTATTAATGATAGTTTATGTTTTTTGTATATTTGTCATGAAAGTTTTCAAACATGTAAATGgtttatatatttattatgtagtATCATGAACCTCTCTTTTAAGAACTATAAAATGTTATGATCAATATTTTAAGTATGTATAAAgtattgatttataattgatattAGATGAAGATCAATAATGATCATAATAATTTAACAAATGAGTTAATCTCATAATGTGATGGATAAGTGGTAGTGTTGTTGTATCCATTGAGGTTCAAATCTCTAGACCATTGTAATTGGACTTGTGTACTCATTGATCCAATGAAGTCCTTCATTTTTGATCTTTTAGGTTAAAAGCATTACCCTTTTATAATaatagattgaaaataataaagaATAATCCAATAAAAGTACTTAtgataataattatatattatcattatattagaattgaaataaaaaattaagacaaaatattttataaaattcaTATTAGAAtagtattatatattaattattttttctaagcaatattctcaatgaaattAATGTTAAATAAAGTTATCTATATTTGAAAATTTGTCTTTCAAATtttctttattcaaattttttatattctaattttttttattatgtttagaaatattttgaaatagaatatATAAAGAAAgggaataaaataatatataactaattattttaaaaactaaaataaactaaatatttaaatgaaaaataataatgGGATGAGGGGTCTAAATTGGTTGGCTAAAGAATCATGTTGCACGAAACAACTCACAGGTTCTAGTTTCCCTCCCCATCCCCATTGTACCAAAAGCATGTCACACCAATGCCATTGGTTAGATGGAAAAAAATTAATAAGCATATTGCAGTTTATAATGACAATTTTAAGGAGTTTTAATTTCATGGAGTTCTAAGTGTAGTATGAGAAACTTTCTAAAAGGATTCTTGTGGTATCAAGCCTGCAACTACAACatatctaattaattatttttattctaTGCAAGTCCTCTTTAGAGAAATAAGGTAGCCACAAACTTGAAATATATAATGCTAAGAAAAAGTCTCTTAAAAGATTAACGAGCTAAAAAGTGAAAAGTTCAATTAAAATAGTTTGTAAATATGATACCACACATATACATCCTATTTATTCTTATAGTTGGTTAGCAAGGTCATCTACTAAGGCTTCTTTGTTGTCATCCAACTCAAAAAAAAATTACCATCCTACCATTATATTAAAATTTCAAAATGGTAATAAGTTTTAAATGCATCAACACCCCGTTTAAAAACATGAAGCGAATGAGTCAAGCGAATTTGTCATCATGATTTCCTCTGCAGAAATCTCCAGACCTTGATCAATAGAGGTGGTTCTTCGAATGAACCAAATATGCGCCCATGGTCTGCAACCCAGGGAATAGGGCTCCCCTACCTCAGACTAATTCAGAATGGCAAGTGGTGAAACCTAGGAGGTTTCGCATGGCAGATGTGAAAAACCCTCTATTGGCTAGAATTAGCGAGGAGAGTAAAATGAACAACCGTTGCCAAGGAGGCACTAAGATGGTCATCTCCAATCAGTTTAACCATTTGCAAAATCTTGAGGAAGGTTTCATAAAACCAATTCCCGGGGTCAGATCTCATTCCTATAATGTTAGAAGCAGTGGAAATAAGGTTTATAGAAGGTTAATTGCTATTCATACCAGACCTAGGGCTTCTGAGAGTAAGGGCAAGAAATTTACAACACCTCCCAAAGCCTCAGAGGCTAAGTCGGTCACAAATATGTGCCCTAATTCAGATTCGAAAAATATTTTGGAGATTAATGATTATTTGGTTAAAAGGATTCAAGAATCTTGCAAGGCTTTTGGTGTTTTCGCTATATGGTGGGGACTTGGAATCCCATCAGAGGCTATTGGAGACAGGTTCAAGGCCTCCTTCAATTGGATAGTAAGTATAGCTATCTTGACTGAgggttttttgtatattgattgtgGAAATTCGAGGCATAAGGAGGAATTCTTAATAGGTAAATCTCCAACTTCcaaaggttttgattttatttttttagaatgGCAATCATATTTTAATCCAAACAAATAGAAATCTTTTAAGGTAGATAGACTGGTTATGATCCCTTACCTACTAGTAGAATTAATGGACACAGAAATTATTAAGAAAATAGGTAATCACTTGGGTAAATTTGTAGAGATTAGTGATAAAAACAGGAAATATTCAGACTTTGTAATGATAATTAACGTGGATATTAGTGTTAAATATTTAAGGCCCATTGAAATTAGAACAGGGGTGTCGTCTTTCGTTATCTACCCTAAATTTTATAAAGGGTTTTTGGATTTAAACCCAGCTCCCAATCCGATCTTACAATTTCCCTCTTCTCAATGAAAACCTAGAAtgattcccgaggtagacattagTTTCAATATGGAGCGAAGAGGGTTTGTGATTAAGGAAATCTCTTTACCAACTAGGCAACCCGAGGAGGGAGAAGAGGGGGAAATTATAGAAAACCAGAGCAGGGATGAATGGTTGACCCCCTCTTCTCTTCACACCCTTGAGGATATGTCGTTGGATAAGCTAGGCAGGACTACTTATCCAGAGATACCCCTTGTCAAGAAGGAAGATCCATTTCCGACTTCTAAGGATGGGAAGGGTGGGGAGAAGGAAGCCCTTCCTCTTTCCCCTGATCAGGTTACTAGTTTGGATGGTTGGAGCAACTCTAATGACTCTCCCCATCTGGGGGAAGGCCACATTAGATCAGAAAGGGCTAATCAAGAGGATGATCAAGCCCACAAAGAGGAAGAGGTAAATTGCATTATAAACTATCAATGTGACTCAGTTACTGAGGAAATTATGGAGAAACTATTGGATGAAATAATAGACAAGGATGAGCTCGATCTTCAGAAAAATGTGCTTAGAAAAGAGATTTTGGGCTTTTCTTCCCCCCCTGTAGT
This genomic stretch from Cryptomeria japonica chromosome 8, Sugi_1.0, whole genome shotgun sequence harbors:
- the LOC131062430 gene encoding aspartyl protease AED3-like, which encodes MAMLVLQSLALLSLSCCSSSSAESLESFKEEVGSNISTTNAGDITFPLISIHSDVSPFRLSNSTRSSRITEWLKSDTHRQQALFQIPLASGAATINGKYIIKLGFGTPAQNIYAIVDTVENAVWIPCKSCQNCKTPQLFESQKSSTFKHISCDSDQCEQANGICIDDDKSCTFKLGYADKYANESKVDALLSSDELTMEGNAYLSRFIFGCSTVRRGILEDAPGVIGLGRGSKLSFLSQTESMFGKVFSHCLPSIDSKSSSGTLSLGKGSLSSTQGLRFTPLLQNYPNYYCVGLIAIRVGNDHFLMPQEYSGSTPTGLQMVIDSGTAFTRLVEPFYSQVRDSFRRQMKLTRIEPFRNLDTCYRIPSGGKVVAPRVVLHFQGKLFLDIPQESVLITVDEKQEWFDVCFAFTSAGSGFDSVFGNTQQQKLRIVYDVPGSRIGIAQENCDH